A single genomic interval of Aedes aegypti strain LVP_AGWG chromosome 1, AaegL5.0 Primary Assembly, whole genome shotgun sequence harbors:
- the LOC5571793 gene encoding protein Peter pan, whose translation MRKKGRRNKKAPKVKVDAPVFEEPTALKNAPHTFVIHRGERCSSVVALSRDFRRMMEPFTASALRERRVNKVKDFVHLSGFFHVSHMCLFSLSPQTLSLKIIRMPKGPTLTFRVTQYTLAKDVISMTKKQFVDEESFHTAPLVILNSFSGEGRHLKLMASTFQNMFPPINLSTVKLSSLKRCVLLSYNPVSKLIDLRHYSVTVVPVNLNKGVKKVVTRNIPNMSKFEDIADFVEKGHLLSDSEFDDEETHVVLPQNLRRGNLADNKSSLRLHEIGPRVTMRLMKIEEDLLTGEVLYHDYIQKNAIEVEELRKKRAAKKRLKEQRKEKQEENKKKKDVQKAEHKAKTSGGTLTDRDKQLLKDAEEAIGEQSDEDDTRYYEDAIGEAPEKELFQGQSGTRKRPFIPKGSNYSLKPKKPKLDKKKEYDEDDRDDRRGRAGPGKKGKGSFKGKGTPSKKGGKFSGKKTGGDYKGKSKYAGKKGEGKGQGKPKFKGGKRK comes from the exons ATGCGCAAAAAAGGACGTCGCAACAAGAAAGCGCCCAAAGTGAAGGTGGATGCTCCCGTTTTCGAAGAACCGACGGCACTCAAGAATGCACCGCACACATTTGTTATCCATCGAGGCGAAAGGTGTTCCTCGGTGGTGGCACTGTCCCGAGATTTCCGTCGCATGATGGAACCTTTTACCGCTAGCGCCCTGCGGGAACGACGCGTCAACAAGGTCAAGGATTTTGTCCACCTGTCCGGATTCTTCCACGTATCACACATGTGCCTGTTCTCGCTGTCCCCGCAAACGTTGTCACTGAAAATCATTCGCATGCCAAAGGGACCGACTCTGACCTTCCGG GTGACGCAATACACTCTCGCCAAGGACGTGATCAGTATGACGAAAAAGCAATTTGTGGACGAGGAAAGCTTCCATACGGCCCCGTTGGTCATTCTGAATAGTTTCAGCGGTGAAGGAAGACATCTGAAACTAATGGCTTCGACTTTCCAGAACATGTTTCCGCCCATCAATTTATCAACGGTGAAGCTTTCGTCGTTGAAACGGTGTGTTCTTCTATCGTACAATCCAGTTTCCAAACTGATCGATCTGCGCCACTATTCCGTCACTGTGGTACCGGTGAACTTGAACAAGGGTGTTAAGAAAGTCGTAACACGAAACATCCCCAACATGTCCAAGTTTGAAGACATCGCTGATTTTGTGGAGAAAGGTCATTTGCTGTCTGACTCTGAATTCGATGACGAAGAAACTCATGTTGTTCTTCCGCAAAATCTACGGAGAGGCAACCTTGCGGACAACAAATCTTCGTTGCGGTTGCACGAAATTGGGCCTCGTGTAACAATGCGCCTGATGAAGATCGAGGAAGATTTGCTGACGGGAGAAGTTCTGTATCACGACTACATCCAGAAGAATGCCATCGAAGTGGAGGAGCTGCGCAAGAAGCGTGCCGCCAAAAAGCGTCTGAAGGAGCAACGCAAGGAGAAGCAGGAGGAGAACAAGAAAAAGAAGGACGTTCAGAAGGCAGAACACAAGGCCAagacttctggtggaactcTCACCGACAGGGACAAGCAGTTGCTCAAGGATGCTGAGGAAGCCATTGGCGAGCAGTCGGATGAGGATGATACCCGATACTATGAGGATGCTATTGGGGAAGCGCCAGAAAAAGAACTGTTCCAAGGACAAAGCGGCACCAGAAAGAGGCCTTTCATTCCAAAGGGATCGAACTATTCGCTGAAACCGAAGAAGCCCAAACTGGACAAGAAGAAGGAATACGATGAAGATGATAGAGATGACCGTAGAGGTCGGGCTGGGCCAGGAAAGAAGGGCAAAGGTTCCTTCAAGGGAAAAGGGACGCCATCTAAGAAAGGCGGTAAGTTCTCGGGAAAGAAAACTGGCGGAGACTACAAGGGAAAGTCAAAGTATGCCGGTAAGAAAGGGGAAGGAAAAGGTCAAGGAAAACCGAAGTTTAAGGGGGGCAAGAGGAAGTAG